One window from the genome of Cryptomeria japonica chromosome 6, Sugi_1.0, whole genome shotgun sequence encodes:
- the LOC131068045 gene encoding uncharacterized protein LOC131068045 isoform X1, with product MKLEQEHRHGRNDDGGSCVVPVICRAEIDFYSCIVQISVYFSILLRYFMDVPNRFIVGKVPNLQQFGAICQYDQQTSKILFCSSGSHSQDCCGQIKQNLILICSSGTHSQDCWCEIKQNLNFILLKWISFTRLLSSDKTKYITLIFCSLSRKVDLIHKIVIVR from the exons ATGAAATTGGAGCAGGAGCACAGGCACGGCCGAAACGATGATGGAGGAAGTTGTGTGGTACCAGTTATTTGCAGGGCGGAGATTGATTTTTATTCTTGCATTGTACAAATCAGCGTCTATTTTTCAATTCTACTCAG ATATTTCATGGATGTGCCTAATCGCTTCATAGTTGGAAAGGTTCCAAACCTTCAACAATTTGGAGCGATTTGTCAATATGACCAACAAACAAG CAAAATCTTGTTTTGCTCCAGTGGATCTCATTCACAAGATTGTTGCGGTCAGATTAAGCAAAATCTCATTTTGATTTGCTCCAGTGGAACTCATTCACAAGATTGTTGGTGTGAGATaaagcaaaatttgaatttcattttgCTTAAGTGGATCTCATTCACAAGATTGTTGTCGTCGgataaaacaaaatatattacactTATATTTTGCTCATTGTCAAGGAAGGTTGATCTCATTCACAAGATTGTTATTGTCAgataa
- the LOC131068045 gene encoding uncharacterized protein LOC131068045 isoform X2: MKLEQEHRHGRNDDGGSCVVPVICRAEIDFYSCIVQISVYFSILLRYFMDVPNRFIVGKVPNLQQFGAICQYDQQTSIAPLKVFFQSKGFRMFCVMPVQVAGERIVDLINNS, encoded by the exons ATGAAATTGGAGCAGGAGCACAGGCACGGCCGAAACGATGATGGAGGAAGTTGTGTGGTACCAGTTATTTGCAGGGCGGAGATTGATTTTTATTCTTGCATTGTACAAATCAGCGTCTATTTTTCAATTCTACTCAG ATATTTCATGGATGTGCCTAATCGCTTCATAGTTGGAAAGGTTCCAAACCTTCAACAATTTGGAGCGATTTGTCAATATGACCAACAAACAAG CATTGCACCTCTCAAAGTTTTTTTTCAGTCCAAGGGATTCCGAATGTTTTGTGTGATGCCTGTTCAAGTTGCTGGCGAAAGAATAGTTGACCTTATTAACAACAGTTGA